From a region of the Enterobacter cancerogenus genome:
- the agaW gene encoding PTS N-acetylgalactosamine transporter subunit IIC yields MEISLLQAFALGILAFIAGLDMFNGLTHMHRPVVLGPLVGLILGDLHTGILTGGTLELVWMGLAPLAGAQPPNVIIGTIVGTTFAITTGVKPDVAVGVAVPFAVAVQMGITFLFSVMSGVMSRCDRMAANADTDGIERVNYLALLALGVFYFLCAFLPIYFGAEHAKTAIDVLPERLIDGLGVAGGIMPAIGFAVLLKIMMKNVYIPYFIIGFVAAAWLKLPVLAIAAAALAMALIDLLRKSPEPTAPAAQKEEFEDGI; encoded by the coding sequence ATGGAAATCAGTCTGTTGCAGGCATTTGCGTTAGGCATTCTCGCCTTTATCGCAGGCCTGGATATGTTTAACGGGTTAACACACATGCACCGCCCGGTGGTGCTTGGGCCGCTGGTCGGCCTGATTCTGGGCGATCTCCACACCGGTATTTTGACCGGCGGTACGTTAGAGCTGGTCTGGATGGGGCTGGCACCGCTGGCAGGCGCGCAGCCGCCGAACGTGATTATCGGCACCATTGTCGGTACCACGTTCGCGATTACCACGGGCGTGAAGCCGGACGTGGCCGTTGGGGTCGCCGTGCCCTTCGCCGTGGCGGTACAGATGGGCATAACCTTCCTGTTCTCGGTCATGTCCGGCGTGATGTCGCGCTGCGATCGCATGGCGGCCAATGCGGACACCGACGGCATTGAACGGGTCAATTATCTGGCGCTGCTGGCGCTCGGGGTCTTCTACTTTCTGTGCGCGTTTCTGCCCATCTACTTTGGTGCGGAACACGCAAAAACCGCCATTGATGTCCTGCCGGAGCGTTTGATCGACGGCCTCGGCGTCGCGGGCGGCATCATGCCGGCTATCGGCTTTGCCGTGCTGCTGAAGATCATGATGAAAAACGTCTACATCCCTTACTTCATTATCGGTTTCGTGGCGGCTGCCTGGCTGAAGCTCCCGGTGCTGGCCATTGCGGCAGCGGCGCTGGCGATGGCCCTGATCGACCTGCTGCGTAAATCCCCTGAACCGACGGCACCCGCAGCCCAGAAAGAGGAATTCGAAGATGGCATCTAA
- the agaV gene encoding PTS N-acetylgalactosamine transporter subunit IIB: MPNIVLCRIDERLIHGQVGVQWVGFAGANLVLVANDEVAEDPVQQNLMEMVLAEGIAVRFWSLQKTIDNIHRAADRQKILLVCKTPADFLTLVEGGVPITRINVGNMHYANGKQQVAKTVSVDANDIAAFNGLKTAGVECFVQGVPTETALDLFKLL; this comes from the coding sequence ATGCCAAACATTGTTTTATGCCGCATCGATGAACGCCTGATCCACGGTCAGGTAGGCGTGCAGTGGGTTGGGTTTGCGGGGGCAAACCTGGTGCTGGTGGCTAATGACGAGGTTGCAGAGGATCCGGTTCAGCAAAACCTGATGGAAATGGTGCTCGCAGAAGGCATTGCCGTGCGCTTCTGGTCGCTGCAAAAAACGATCGACAACATTCACCGCGCCGCCGACCGCCAGAAAATTCTGCTGGTTTGCAAAACCCCCGCTGATTTTCTGACGCTGGTAGAAGGCGGCGTGCCCATCACCCGTATCAACGTCGGAAATATGCACTATGCCAATGGCAAACAGCAAGTTGCCAAAACGGTGTCTGTAGACGCGAACGATATCGCCGCGTTCAACGGCCTGAAAACCGCCGGGGTGGAATGCTTCGTTCAGGGCGTTCCAACAGAAACTGCTTTGGATCTCTTTAAACTGCTCTGA